ttacggagctggtgtgccagtatccggcttgccttctccccatactcatacgtcgccccctgcgctttcctccactgtgcctcagccttccctgtggtcaacaggtcgaactccgtctggagatttcgcctttccctaagtagtccctcttcaggggcctctgcgtatctcctgtccactcttaaaatctcccctactaacctctccctttccctgccctctctcttctccctatgagccctgatggagattaactatcCCCTGAACAGGGGCAGGACTTAATGGGCATGTGACACTTAAGCGAGAGCATGGCGAGGCCTTTCGATCGCAgggaaggccaaaatcgagaaccgcgccAACCGATCGctttgcgatctaactggcccacccctgttggtgaaatcaggatcctgccgtagcttggcaagaaaccaataataatcacttaaggccAATCTCGATAGAAATAACAGGAGAGAAACTCGAGGTGGTGGCCCATGTGCAGCACCCCGCTCCATACCCTGAGGTCCCGGCCGTCCATCAGAccagggaggaacccagagggggaggctagTGGTGCAGCAACAGTTAGAATAGACAGAGAGAGTGCAGTCCCCACACTTCCTGCCCACTTTCACCATCAGAGTCACCACAATAAGGAAATTAAGCAACCGAAAGTTAAACAGATAGCTCAGCGAGCAGTGTAGAAAGATGAGACATTTACTCAGTTATCCTGTGTGACTTGTAGACTCTGTGTTTGGTGGACGACTGGCTTCACTCACCAGGGTCCTGAGGACCATGAGCCAATGTGGAATGAACTTGGCCACTCTTGTGTCCAGGATTCTCTTCCCTCTGTTTTGAAACCTTGGGAAGTTCCTTTTGTGTCCTGTAGATGGTCCCCCCCCTCTGTCATCGGGCACCAGAGACAGAGGGGTGGATATCGAGTCTAGTGGATCTACAAACCATCCAGTGTTAAATATTGACATTTCTCTCCCCAGTTGGATTGTCACAAGAGTGGAAAGGCCACACTCCATTAGAGGTGACAGCGCAGGAAGGTTTGTGTGTACAGATTCCATGTCACTACAGTTATCCGTCACATCTGGCAAACCAATCTCAAGTTGGAGTCTGGTTCAATAACGAGAAAGGGGAGACGTCAACTACAGTTTTTCACTCCGAGGATCACAGTCATGTGGTGTCACATTTCCACCATCGGACCCGGCTGTCTGGAGACCTGAAAGAGGGAGACTGTTCGCTGATTATAACCAACGTCACACAGGAAGATGCAGGACCTTATTATTTCAGAATACGATTTGATGACAGGATTACTTACAGCTACTATCCTGTAACCCGGCTTAATGTTTCTGGTAAATGTTTCTATTCTATTTAATTCAACCCTCCCTGGGTTGATGTCTCCCTCCAATCCCATAATGGCATATTTTATTTCCTCCAGtttgagaaattctgccaggtaGGATAgatagccagtctgcagccttgggtagtGCAGCCGATTGCCAGCCGAACTGGCGGGCGTTCAGGGAGGCATAGGCTAGGGcatcatcccctctccccatgaagagctctggctgttctgaaaccccgaagactgccactagaGGGCACAGCTCCGCCTTCACCCCACAACCGtgaacatggcctcaaagaaggtcgtCCGGTatcagcaggaccagaacatgtgggtgtggtttgccaggCATCCCTGCCACCGTTTGTCATGTTCTGTATACTGACCGATATGAATGATGTACTACAGAATATGTAGTTCTGGACTACCTAAAATAATTTATGATAAAACAgctgcatggtaaagataactgaAATAAATATATAGCAAACTACTAACCCTAACTAACTattctagagctactgcaaaatacgtctaaccaccaacatgacttactcccaactccccaaggCACAGAGTCACATGGCAGGtatacactgccacctggtggtcggaggtcatgtacaTTGTTATACacaagattgcttatgcatatcatcacaacatTCACACTTGCACTCCACCTCCAGAAGCCCACTCATTCTTGTTCTGATTAGGTGTGCCCTGTGCGCCACCTTTGGttgtgttaggctcagccctgcacacGGGAGAAGTTTGCCCTTTAGCTTCTTTGATCCAGAGTTCTCCCCACATCTCCCTGCCTAGCTCTTCTGCCCATTCGTCCTTGTCTCTtccggggctgggtgggggagggggtacctcTTCCATTAGTTGGCTGTACATGTCAGCACAGATCCCGTCTCCTAGTTCACCCGTGGTCAGAAGGCACCTTTCCtgagactgctcagcacatccccaccaCCGGAAGTCAATTAGTCACTTATCTGTCCATTCTGTACGTTTATTAACATCTTCCTTTAGTTTATTGCAGTTCTCTTCAGTATTGACTAGCTCCCAATCCAGTCTCATCTGTAAGTTTTGAGTTTTATGTATCTATAAACCATCCAGTGTTAAATGTTGATATTTCTGTCCCCAGTTGGACTGTCACAGGAGTGGAAAGGCCACACTCCACAACAGGTGACAGCGCAGAAAGGTTCGTGTGTACAGATTCCATGTCATTACAGTTATCCATCGTGTCTGGCAAAGCAACCGCGAGTCGGAATCTGGTCGAGTCACATGCATGCGGGAGTAAGGGCCGTGTATTTTCACTCCAAGGATCAGAATCACCGGCCAAAAGGGTTCCTGCATCAGTTGCAATTGTCTGGAGACCTGATGGATGGCAACTGTTCCCTGATTATAAACAACATCAGACGGAAAGATGAAGGAAGTTATCATTTCAGTATAGAATTTGACAATGGTCCAAGCCATAGATATTACTCTTCCACCTGGCTTCGGGTTTCTAGTAAGTGCCGTGTTATGATTATTCAAAAATTCACGTAAAGCATTCAGCAGAAAATAACACAAACTGTGACATTACACATTAACATAAAACACAGCTTTATAACAGTGTCTGATTATCAATAACCTGGTGATAGATTCCAGTTCATCCTAAATCAACCTCTAATACTCTCCTTAATATTAATGATTAAATGTATGATGTGTGCATCACTGTTATCAGGTTATCCACACACATTGATCTCTCTAATCCTGTTTAAAAGTCAGTCCCTGAGTCAATAATGAGCCAGTGCACTCCAAGATCTGATCTGCTCCACTCTCACGCAGTGTTGTCAATTCAAGAGTCTCGGAGTGAAAGTGTATCAAACTGAGAGATAGAAACGTCAATGCCTGAAAGTAGTGTAAGGATTCCCATGTTTAAATCTTGCTTCCCTTTCTTTATGTTCTGTTCTGCTGGCTTCTGAAATACTGCAGCCTTTGCTTTTAAACAGGGACACCCCAGTATAATGTGCTATTTCGACTTGTCATCCAGACAATGTGTTATCGGGCATGGTCCATTGATGACTCGatctgatggacttggctggcagccaatcaaCTGCTCATATTCCCTGGACTTATCTAATTCTCTGTGCTGATTGATGTTGGTCACAGAGGTTGTGGAAAATACATCAGGCTCCACTCGGAGAGGTTTTAAGTTTCCCTTCTGATTTGAGAGGCTGGAGAGCCAcagttctctctctcactttcctgaTGACCTCTCTAAGGACCTGAAGAAAGGCCTTTCTCTTTATCTCTGCACCACAGCCAGTTAAACCCAAATTGCTAAATGGgaaagtgactccccagaagaATTACTACAGTCCGTGAGGTTTGATTGAAGGCACATACCAGAAGGTCCAAACCAACCGGTGCTTTTCAACACTTAACATCCCGAGATAGCTGACTACAAAGACTACGTCCTCAGTAGTGAAGATATCCATGTCACATCCCTTTCAATCCCGATTAGTTTGATCCGTCCCttctccactgtgtgtctgtcttgtgtgtgtgtgggtggagagtgggaCAGCATTAAGGGGAATAATTAGATTATCAGACCGTAATTCTGTTATCACCATTACATGTTTATTTCTTCTCTTGTggtaggatggcacggtagcacagtggtcagcacggctgcctcacagcactcgcggcccgggttcagttctggccttgggtgactgtgtggagtttgaacgttctccccgtgtctgagtgggtttcctcctggtgctccagttccctccgacaaagatgtgcaggttaggtggggttatgaacttacggggatagagaggggggatgggcctaggtaaggtgctctttcagagggtcagtgcagactcgttgggcctaatagcctccttctgcactgtagaaatttcaTGATTCTATAACATTCTCGGATCATTGTAATCTCTCAGTTCTGATATCATCCTTGGAAAGGGGCTTTCTCTTGTGGGACTGTGATTTCTATTTGAACTGATGCTTAACATTATATTTATCTAAAAGgctccattctctgtgtgtcagaTTTCACAGATAAACCCAGGACATTCCCTGCTGAAATTATTGAAGGAAAGCGTGTGGACATAAGCTGCACCTTCAACACAACATGCAATGGAACAGCACCTGTCTTAACCTGGGACACTCCCACTGACGTACCTGGATCAGTCTCAAACACTGTAACTCAGCATGGCGTCACTCTGACCTATACTTCTGTTCTGAGCCTGACCCCATCACTCAAACACCACGGACAAAATCTCACCTGTAGAGTGAGATATCCATCTGTTTCATCGGAGCGGACCCTCATACTGATTGTGCAAGGTAAGTAAGGTCATGATACATTCTACAATAGCTGGAATGGTCTagattgtgcacagcaagatcccatgaacATCAATGTGATACAGATGAGATAATCTGCACATGGGATCATTTGACTTGCCTTCTCCTccgccttatgtggcttggtgtcaaagttTTAGTTGTGTCTTAaactgagagatggagagagttagGGAGGGGATTCCTGTTTGTTCAAAGCTTACATGGGCGTCACTgcagcctcatagcaccagggaccagggttcaattcttgccttggctaattgtgtggagtttgcatcttctccccgtgtctgcacggatttccaccgggtgctctggtttcctcccataatccaaagatgtgcaagttaggtggattgtccatgatcaattgctcctgccccttagtgttcaaaaggttaggtggcgctgctgggttacgggtataaagTGGGGACCTGACTCTgggttaaggtgctctttcagaggcagactcgatgggccaaatggcttccttctgcactgaagggattctatgatgacaTTATGCTTTCACTGCTCCAATGTCCACTTTTTCTATTATGTCCAATGGCCCAGTTGGACCTGGCACAGAAAGGGTTAATGCTGGACTGATAATGgtactgcccacacagtgatgtgagaGAGCACGAGATCAATAGCCAGGGTCAACTTCTTGTTGAATAGAGACGTGTGTACCAGTAAGCATGGAGCTAGTTTCCGGCTGTCACCGTTTCCTGTATATTTGTAAACAGTTCTAACACTCAGTAAAGATTTACAGTTAATCTATGGATAACTACAAAAATTTCTTTATAGCTATCAAACTGTAACCAACATGTACAGCACCGTCTCATAATGAGAAACTCACTTATCCATCGAACCATTCGAGTAAATCTCTCCTGGCTCACATCATAAAGATGTGAAGTTGATTAGCAGATAACACACGTTCTGTGTGATTTCCTGCAGTGGTTTATTATTGTCTGGGGATGTTGGATAGAAGATTTCTACATTATTCCCTTTCTTATTGGCCATGGTGTTGCATCCATGAATTATATAGTATTTCCAGAACCAAAACAGGCCACTTGGCCCAACTTCTCCATGCTGGCATTTCTGCTCCACAGGAGCCGCTTCCCACCCACCCTCTTCATTTTCCCCATCACCATATCCTTCCATTTCTCTCTGCCTCGTGTTTATCCAGGTTCCCCCTTAaatacatcaacactattcacctcaaccactccctgtgggagcaagtcccacattctcccattccctgtgagagcgagttccacattctccccactccctgtaggagcaagtctcacattctcccactccctgtgagaacataagaactaggagcaggagtaggccatctggcctctcgagcctgctccgccattcaatgagatcatggctgatcttttgcggactcagctccactttccggcccgaacaccataacccttaatccctttattcttcaaaaaactatctatctttatcttaaaaacatttaatgaaggagcctctactgcttcactgggcaaggaattccatagattcacaaccctttgggtgaagaagttcctcctaaactcattccttagtctacttccccttattttgaggctatgccccctagttctgctttcacccgccagtggaaacaacctgcccgcatctatcctatctattcccttcataatcttatatgtttctataagatcccccctcatccttctaaattccaatgagtacagtcccagtctactcaacctctcctcgtaatccaaccccttcagctctgggattaacctagtgaatctcctctgcacaccctccagtgccagtatgtcctttctcaagtaaggagaccaaaactgaacacaatactccaggtgtggcctcactaacaccttatacaattgcaacagaacctccctagtcttaatctccatccctctagcaattaatCACCTGTtggacctgtaaaccaactttttgcgactcatgcactagcacatccaggtctctttgcacagcagcatgttttaatattttatcatttaaataataatcccttttgctgttattcctaccaaaatggataacctcacatttgtcaacattgtattccatctgccagaccctagcccattcacttagcctatccaaatccctctgcagacttccagtaacctctgcactttttgctttatcacttatcttagtgtcgtctgcaaacttggacacattgcccttggtccccaactccaaatcatctgtgtaaattgtgaacagttgtgggcccaacactgatccctgagggacaccactagctactgattgccaaccagagaaacacccattaatccccactctttgctttcgattaattaaccaatcctctatccatgctactactttccccttaatgccatgcatctttatcttatgcaacaaccttttgtgtggcaccttgtcaaaggctttctggaagtccagatataccacatccattggctccccgttatctaccgcactgttaatgtcctcaaaaaattccactaaattagttaggcacgacctgccctttatgaacccatgctgcgtctgcccaatgggacaatttccatccagttgcctcgctagttcttccttgatgatagattccagcatcttccctactaccgaagttaagctcactggccgataattacccgctttctgcctacctccttttttaaacagtggtgtcacgtttgctaatttccaatccgccgggaccaccccagtgtctagtgaattttggtaaattatcactagtgcatttgcaatttccctagccatctcttttagcactctgggatgcattccatcaggcccaggagacttgtctacctttagccccatcagcttgcccatcactacc
The window above is part of the Scyliorhinus torazame isolate Kashiwa2021f chromosome 12, sScyTor2.1, whole genome shotgun sequence genome. Proteins encoded here:
- the LOC140386513 gene encoding myeloid cell surface antigen CD33-like, coding for MHAGVRAVYFHSKDQNHRPKGFLHQLQLSGDLMDGNCSLIINNIRRKDEGSYHFSIEFDNGPSHRYYSSTWLRVSNFTDKPRTFPAEIIEGKRVDISCTFNTTCNGTAPVLTWDTPTDVPGSVSNTVTQHGVTLTYTSVLSLTPSLKHHGQNLTCRVRYPSVSSERTLILIVQDSGGENLDVILILGIRAVIFTVIVVITVAGICVWERQRVKGSRQTV